In a single window of the Litorilituus sediminis genome:
- a CDS encoding M48 family metalloprotease yields the protein MFNLKPLFKATTLTLAIAGATSFNANAIANDKNKLPEIGTSAFSILSLDKERQIGQAMMRQLRATSPIIQDPVLIEYINDLGNQLVKHAQDVNYAFEFFIINNNELNAFAFFGGHVGIHSGLITAADTESELASVIAHEISHVTQRHLARRLESQSQTQALTMAGLVSGVLLSLVNPTMGMAALSASMAATQQASINYTRGNEKEADRVGIALLANSGFDPQGAPSFFSKMSEKYRYASKPPAMLLTHPLPESRIADARQRAHNYPVRPLPPSTQFELAKARIRARYQGNAKDNINYFKRLLSKNSYIIAEAAQYGLALSYYEDKQYKQAQTLLEQLRDTNKHNLFYVDALTDAYLSSHQYDDAIKMLADLSLIMPNNQVVSLNYGNALLSAKKYDEAAQVLQDFLIVNPGNFIAHDLLTSVYRKQGKTGLMHMNKAEVFALLGAYAKAVDELQTSYGFLEEQPLMQKRVKARILQFQEQENRLKRL from the coding sequence TTGTTCAATCTAAAACCATTATTTAAAGCGACCACATTAACACTCGCCATTGCTGGCGCGACAAGTTTTAATGCCAACGCTATAGCCAATGACAAGAACAAACTACCCGAAATAGGTACCTCTGCATTTAGTATTTTGTCACTCGATAAAGAGCGACAAATCGGCCAAGCCATGATGCGTCAACTGCGCGCAACATCACCTATCATTCAAGATCCTGTCTTAATTGAATATATTAATGATTTAGGTAATCAATTAGTCAAGCATGCACAAGATGTAAATTATGCCTTTGAATTTTTTATTATTAATAATAATGAATTAAATGCTTTTGCATTTTTTGGCGGACATGTCGGTATTCACAGCGGCTTAATCACAGCAGCAGATACCGAAAGTGAACTGGCATCCGTTATTGCCCATGAAATTTCTCACGTTACCCAGCGCCACTTAGCTCGCAGATTAGAGTCACAAAGCCAAACACAAGCATTAACTATGGCCGGCTTAGTATCAGGGGTATTATTAAGCTTAGTCAATCCAACTATGGGTATGGCAGCATTAAGCGCCAGTATGGCGGCGACACAACAAGCGAGCATAAACTACACGCGCGGCAATGAGAAAGAAGCCGATCGCGTAGGTATTGCCCTACTCGCCAATAGTGGTTTTGACCCCCAAGGTGCACCCAGCTTTTTTAGTAAAATGTCGGAAAAGTATCGCTATGCCAGTAAACCGCCGGCCATGTTACTCACTCACCCATTGCCTGAGTCTCGTATCGCCGATGCTCGTCAAAGAGCACATAATTACCCTGTGAGACCTTTGCCGCCAAGCACACAGTTTGAGTTAGCAAAAGCACGCATTAGAGCAAGATATCAAGGTAATGCCAAAGATAACATTAATTACTTTAAGCGATTATTGAGCAAAAACAGTTACATAATCGCAGAAGCGGCTCAATATGGCTTAGCGCTCTCTTATTATGAAGACAAACAATACAAGCAAGCGCAAACACTATTAGAGCAACTAAGAGACACTAACAAGCATAATTTATTTTATGTTGATGCCTTAACCGATGCCTACTTATCATCTCATCAATACGATGATGCCATTAAAATGCTCGCCGATCTTAGCCTGATCATGCCGAATAACCAGGTGGTAAGTCTTAATTATGGTAATGCACTACTTAGCGCAAAAAAATACGATGAAGCCGCGCAAGTGCTACAAGATTTCTTAATCGTCAATCCAGGTAATTTTATTGCCCATGACCTATTAACCTCAGTTTATAGAAAACAAGGGAAAACTGGCTTAATGCATATGAATAAAGCAGAAGTTTTCGCCTTGTTAGGCGCTTATGCTAAAGCCGTAGATGAGTTACAAACCAGCTATGGCTTTTTAGAAGAACAACCACTGATGCAA